In the Phaeobacter gallaeciensis genome, one interval contains:
- the fabZ gene encoding 3-hydroxyacyl-ACP dehydratase FabZ, whose translation MTADLKSADIHLIQRILPHRYPFLLVDKVIEIDGYTSAHGIKNVTMNEPHFQGHFPGTPIMPGVTIVEAMAQTAGVMLGVGMDMVDTDLLIYFMNIDKCKFRRKVIPGDVLDMHVETLRGKKGGKIFKFKGVASVDGETAAEAEFSAMVDIQKD comes from the coding sequence ATGACCGCCGATCTGAAAAGTGCCGATATTCACCTGATCCAGCGCATTCTGCCGCATCGTTACCCGTTCCTGCTGGTCGACAAAGTGATCGAAATCGACGGTTACACTTCGGCGCATGGGATCAAGAACGTCACCATGAACGAACCGCATTTTCAGGGCCACTTCCCCGGCACGCCGATCATGCCGGGCGTGACCATCGTCGAGGCGATGGCGCAAACCGCAGGCGTCATGCTGGGTGTGGGCATGGATATGGTCGATACCGACCTGCTGATCTACTTCATGAATATCGACAAGTGCAAATTCCGCCGCAAGGTGATCCCGGGCGACGTCCTGGACATGCATGTCGAAACCCTGCGCGGGAAGAAAGGTGGCAAGATCTTCAAGTTCAAGGGCGTTGCCTCGGTCGATGGCGAAACCGCTGCCGAGGCTGAATTCTCGGCCATGGTCGACATTCAGAAGGATTGA
- the lpxA gene encoding acyl-ACP--UDP-N-acetylglucosamine O-acyltransferase, with product MSQIHPSAVIEPGATIGEGCEIGPFCMVGADVTLGERVVLKSHVVVTGETEIGAETTVFSFAVIGEIPQDLKFKGEKSRTVIGARNRIREHVTINAGTEGGGGVTRIGDDGLFMAGCHIAHDAQIGDRVIVVNSAAVAGHCVIEDDVIIGGLSGIHQWVRIGRGAIIGAVTMVTNDVIPYGLVQAPRGELDGLNLVGLKRRGVSRADITALRAAFQMLAQGEGTFQERARRLGEETDSAYVQEIIAFITGASDRSFLTPGG from the coding sequence ATGAGCCAGATCCATCCGTCGGCGGTGATCGAACCGGGCGCCACCATTGGTGAGGGCTGCGAAATCGGCCCGTTCTGCATGGTCGGCGCTGACGTCACCCTTGGCGAAAGGGTGGTTCTGAAATCCCATGTGGTGGTCACCGGCGAAACCGAGATCGGCGCAGAGACGACGGTGTTCTCGTTCGCAGTGATCGGTGAGATTCCGCAGGATCTGAAGTTCAAGGGAGAGAAAAGCCGGACCGTGATCGGTGCGCGCAACCGGATCCGTGAACATGTGACCATCAATGCCGGTACCGAAGGTGGCGGCGGGGTGACCCGGATCGGCGATGACGGCTTGTTCATGGCCGGTTGCCACATAGCCCATGACGCGCAGATCGGGGATCGGGTGATCGTGGTCAATTCTGCCGCCGTCGCAGGTCATTGCGTGATCGAGGATGATGTGATCATCGGTGGTCTTTCCGGTATCCACCAATGGGTGCGCATTGGGCGCGGCGCCATCATCGGCGCGGTTACCATGGTCACAAATGATGTGATCCCCTACGGACTGGTACAGGCCCCGCGCGGAGAGCTGGACGGGCTTAACCTTGTCGGCCTGAAACGCCGCGGTGTGTCGCGGGCAGATATCACCGCCCTGCGCGCCGCCTTCCAGATGCTGGCACAGGGGGAGGGCACCTTTCAGGAACGCGCCCGGCGCCTTGGTGAGGAAACCGACAGCGCTTATGTGCAGGAAATCATCGCCTTTATCACCGGTGCAAGCGACCGGTCGTTTTTGACACCTGGGGGATGA
- the lpxB gene encoding lipid-A-disaccharide synthase yields MSLRVFILAGEPSGDRLGAALMEGLKTLAPDVSFEGVGGTLMAEQGLQSRFPMDELSVMGLAEVLPKYRHLKRRIRETADAVIAMRPDVMITIDSPDFSLRVARLVKQGSDIRTVHYVAPSVWAWRPGRAQKMATCIDHVLALLPFEPPYMEAAGMDCDFVGHPVVAEPKATADEIAALRQTCDLGDAPILLALPGSRRSEVGRLAPVFGAALRDFTAAYPEYRIVVPTAGPVAELVRQHAKDWPQGTVLLDPTGLDPAVAEARKRAAFAAADLALAASGTVSLELAAARTPMVIAYRFQWLTWQIMKRMALIDTVTLVNLVSETRVVPECLGPDCTPSRIAGALADVRANPEAQQEAMGLSMERLGEGGEAPGLRAARAVLARL; encoded by the coding sequence ATGAGCCTCCGGGTCTTTATCCTGGCCGGGGAGCCTTCGGGGGATCGGCTGGGCGCGGCCCTGATGGAAGGGCTGAAAACGCTAGCCCCCGATGTTTCATTTGAAGGGGTTGGCGGTACCCTGATGGCTGAGCAGGGGCTGCAGTCCCGGTTTCCGATGGACGAGCTGTCCGTCATGGGCCTGGCCGAGGTTCTGCCGAAATACCGCCATCTGAAACGCCGTATCCGTGAAACCGCCGATGCTGTGATCGCCATGCGCCCTGATGTGATGATCACCATCGACAGCCCGGATTTTTCGCTGCGCGTGGCGCGGCTGGTGAAACAGGGCAGCGACATCCGTACCGTGCATTACGTGGCACCGTCCGTCTGGGCCTGGCGGCCGGGCCGGGCGCAGAAGATGGCCACCTGCATCGATCACGTGCTGGCGCTGCTGCCGTTCGAGCCGCCCTATATGGAAGCCGCCGGGATGGACTGCGATTTTGTCGGCCATCCCGTAGTAGCAGAGCCAAAGGCGACAGCAGATGAGATCGCCGCGTTGCGCCAGACCTGTGACCTTGGCGATGCGCCGATCCTATTAGCCTTGCCGGGATCACGACGGTCAGAGGTGGGGCGCTTGGCGCCCGTCTTTGGCGCGGCGCTGCGGGATTTCACGGCGGCCTATCCCGAATACCGAATCGTGGTGCCGACCGCCGGTCCGGTGGCTGAATTGGTGCGCCAGCACGCCAAGGATTGGCCTCAGGGCACTGTGTTGCTCGACCCGACCGGTCTTGACCCGGCTGTTGCCGAAGCGCGCAAACGAGCGGCCTTTGCCGCGGCGGATCTGGCGCTGGCGGCTTCGGGTACCGTGTCGCTGGAGCTAGCCGCCGCACGCACGCCCATGGTGATCGCCTATCGCTTCCAATGGCTGACCTGGCAGATCATGAAGCGCATGGCCCTGATCGATACGGTCACACTCGTCAATCTGGTGAGCGAGACCCGCGTCGTGCCGGAATGCCTTGGGCCGGATTGCACCCCGTCGCGGATCGCCGGGGCGCTGGCAGATGTCCGTGCCAACCCTGAGGCGCAGCAGGAAGCCATGGGGCTCAGCATGGAGCGTCTGGGCGAGGGCGGGGAGGCTCCGGGCCTGCGCGCCGCCCGCGCGGTTCTGGCGCGCCTTTAG
- a CDS encoding OmpH family outer membrane protein, whose product MGLALCLPLTAGTALAQSTAIGTPAPFNLSLGQEMQIGAPQSGILTIQPDRLFSESAFGQRVTRELEAEGAVLTAENRRIEAELRAEEQDLTQRRPSMEPEAFRTLADAFDKKVQETRRTQDQKLREITQMGETARREFFVASLPILQGIMRDSGAGAILDNSSVFLSSEAADVTDLAITRIDAVLGDGADLESQSSDQ is encoded by the coding sequence ATGGGCCTGGCGCTGTGCCTGCCTTTGACCGCTGGAACAGCTTTGGCCCAGTCAACGGCTATTGGAACACCCGCGCCTTTCAATCTGTCTCTCGGCCAGGAAATGCAGATTGGCGCGCCGCAAAGTGGCATTCTGACGATCCAGCCTGACCGTCTCTTCTCTGAAAGCGCCTTTGGCCAGCGCGTCACGCGTGAGCTGGAAGCCGAAGGCGCCGTGCTCACTGCCGAGAACCGCCGTATCGAAGCAGAGCTGCGCGCGGAAGAGCAGGACCTGACTCAGCGGCGGCCCTCTATGGAGCCCGAGGCGTTTCGCACGCTTGCGGATGCCTTTGACAAAAAGGTGCAGGAGACCCGGCGCACGCAGGATCAGAAACTGCGCGAGATCACTCAAATGGGCGAAACAGCCCGCCGGGAGTTCTTTGTAGCCTCTTTGCCCATCCTTCAGGGGATCATGCGTGACAGCGGCGCCGGTGCCATTCTGGATAACTCTTCGGTTTTCCTCAGCTCTGAGGCCGCGGATGTGACGGATCTTGCGATCACGCGCATCGATGCCGTTCTGGGAGACGGGGCAGACCTTGAAAGCCAGTCGTCTGACCAGTGA
- the bamA gene encoding outer membrane protein assembly factor BamA has protein sequence MVRGKVVGTSCGVRTKRTNILYRSVSSAVLAVALGFVLTPSFASAQSYQFNSVRVEGNQRIQSDTIVSYAALERGKPVSAGQLNDAYQRILDSGVFETVELVPSGNSLIIKVTEFPTINQINFEGNRRIKDDKLAELIESAPRRVFRAAQAERDAETIAAAYGAQGRLASRVTPRIIRRSDNRVDLVFEIAEGDTIEVERVSFVGNKVYSDRRLRRVLETKQAGLLRTFINKDTLIEDRLQFDRQVLRDFYLSRGYVDFRVNSTNAEVTRERDAVYLVVDVTEGQQFEFGNISVTSEIAEADADLYRSALKVKPGVTYSPLIVERSIEMLETLATRQGIDFLRVEPRVTRNDRDLTLDVEFAMVRGPRVFVERIDIEGNTTTLDRVIRQKFRSVEGDPFNPREIRDAAERIRALGFFAKSDVDVREGSSESQVIVDVNVEEQPTGSLSLGGAYSVNDGFGVNVGLTENNFLGRGQRLSFSIATAQESEEYVLGFTEPHLLGRDLKFDLDLGVSETDSSYAEYDTSRAFFRPALTFNVTEDTTLEVRYTWADSEMIRRDDVSFVGGTYPVAGPVIRSEINQGSKTSSSLGFTYSYDSRLTGLDPNIGFTMQVGADYAGLGGDSEYLRTTAKLVAQRKILNEEVTLRATLETGSLHWMGDDYSRSIDRFVLTPSVMRGFEPGGIGPRDTAPRADGGSYDDFLGGNVYAVARFDAEFPLGLPEELGLRGGLFYDVGNLWGLQDVDTPASGGFVVGRNGSFRHVVGFSVLWTTAFGPLRFNFSNAVKKEDFDKEQSFDLTLQARF, from the coding sequence ATGGTTCGGGGGAAGGTCGTGGGTACATCCTGCGGTGTGCGCACAAAACGCACCAATATACTGTATAGAAGCGTATCGAGCGCCGTATTGGCTGTTGCCTTGGGATTTGTCCTGACGCCCAGTTTCGCATCGGCGCAAAGCTACCAGTTCAATTCGGTCCGGGTGGAGGGCAATCAGCGCATCCAATCGGATACGATCGTGTCCTATGCGGCGCTGGAACGGGGAAAACCGGTCAGCGCTGGCCAGTTGAATGACGCGTATCAGCGTATTCTTGACAGCGGTGTTTTTGAAACGGTTGAACTGGTGCCAAGCGGCAACTCTCTGATCATCAAGGTCACCGAGTTCCCGACGATCAACCAGATCAATTTCGAAGGTAACCGGCGGATCAAGGATGACAAGCTGGCCGAGCTGATCGAATCCGCGCCACGCCGCGTGTTCCGCGCCGCGCAGGCGGAACGGGACGCCGAGACCATTGCTGCCGCCTATGGGGCGCAGGGACGTTTGGCCTCGCGGGTGACGCCGCGCATCATCCGCCGTAGCGACAATCGTGTCGATCTGGTGTTCGAGATTGCCGAAGGCGACACCATCGAAGTCGAGCGCGTTTCGTTTGTCGGAAACAAGGTCTATTCGGATCGGCGTCTGCGCCGGGTTCTGGAAACCAAGCAGGCTGGTCTCTTGCGGACCTTCATCAACAAGGACACGCTGATCGAGGACCGCCTGCAGTTTGACCGGCAGGTGTTGCGCGATTTCTACCTGTCGCGTGGCTATGTGGATTTTCGGGTCAACAGCACCAACGCCGAAGTGACTCGGGAGCGTGACGCCGTCTATCTGGTCGTCGATGTTACCGAAGGTCAGCAGTTCGAGTTCGGCAATATCTCGGTGACCAGCGAAATCGCTGAAGCCGATGCTGACCTCTACCGCTCTGCATTGAAAGTCAAACCGGGCGTGACCTATTCGCCGCTGATTGTTGAACGTTCCATCGAGATGCTGGAAACGCTTGCAACGCGTCAGGGGATTGATTTCCTGCGCGTTGAGCCGCGGGTGACCCGCAACGACCGCGATCTGACGCTGGATGTTGAATTCGCGATGGTGCGCGGGCCGCGTGTCTTCGTCGAACGCATCGATATCGAAGGCAACACGACAACGCTGGACCGGGTGATCCGCCAGAAGTTCCGCTCGGTCGAAGGCGACCCCTTCAATCCGCGTGAAATCCGGGATGCCGCAGAACGGATTCGTGCGCTTGGCTTCTTTGCCAAATCAGACGTGGACGTCCGGGAAGGCAGCTCCGAAAGCCAGGTGATCGTAGACGTGAACGTCGAAGAGCAACCGACCGGTTCGTTGAGCCTTGGCGGCGCATACTCTGTCAACGACGGCTTTGGGGTTAACGTTGGTCTGACCGAAAACAACTTCCTGGGCCGAGGTCAACGCCTGTCTTTCTCGATCGCGACTGCTCAGGAATCGGAAGAGTACGTTCTGGGCTTTACCGAGCCGCATCTGCTGGGACGGGATCTGAAATTCGATTTGGACCTTGGTGTGTCCGAAACCGATTCTAGCTATGCGGAGTACGACACCTCTCGCGCGTTCTTCCGTCCGGCGCTGACCTTCAATGTGACCGAAGATACCACTCTGGAAGTGCGCTATACTTGGGCCGACAGTGAAATGATCCGCCGCGATGACGTGAGCTTTGTCGGAGGGACCTATCCTGTGGCGGGCCCTGTGATAAGAAGTGAGATCAATCAAGGCAGCAAAACGTCCAGCTCCCTTGGGTTCACATATTCCTATGACAGCCGTCTGACCGGTCTCGACCCCAATATCGGTTTTACCATGCAGGTGGGCGCTGATTATGCCGGGCTTGGCGGAGATAGCGAATACCTCAGAACCACGGCCAAGCTGGTCGCACAGCGCAAGATCCTCAACGAGGAAGTCACGCTTCGGGCGACTTTGGAAACCGGCTCGCTGCACTGGATGGGCGACGATTACAGCCGCTCGATTGACCGTTTTGTTCTGACCCCCAGCGTTATGCGAGGGTTCGAACCCGGCGGGATCGGGCCTCGGGATACTGCGCCGCGGGCTGATGGCGGAAGTTACGACGATTTCCTCGGCGGCAACGTCTATGCCGTTGCACGTTTTGATGCCGAATTCCCGCTGGGTCTGCCTGAGGAACTGGGGCTGCGCGGTGGTCTTTTCTACGATGTCGGCAACCTTTGGGGCCTGCAGGACGTGGACACACCTGCCAGCGGTGGTTTCGTCGTCGGCCGTAACGGGTCTTTCCGGCACGTGGTCGGGTTTTCGGTCCTCTGGACCACGGCCTTTGGCCCGTTGCGGTTCAACTTTTCCAATGCGGTCAAGAAAGAAGACTTTGACAAGGAACAAAGTTTCGATCTGACCTTGCAGGCCCGGTTCTGA
- a CDS encoding phosphatidate cytidylyltransferase, with protein sequence MSAGRWSDLMPRLLSAVVMLVVGAVEIWLGGIWFAVLIAAACGGMIWELVRMLAPEKTGQALQLGAMSAIAVLGATLLPPVWGMPLLVSPILGGMFQLPVAARLRFGLFGLWIVCAGFTFVWLRNEMGAAWLLWLIGVVVATDVAGYFAGKMIGGPKLWPRVSPKKTWSGSSAGWIAAAVVGAFFSEASGLGMGAIVLSVVMSMASQAGDIAESALKRKTGVKDSSALIPGHGGLFDRFDGMLGAAAAFLIFVTFLG encoded by the coding sequence ATGAGCGCGGGACGTTGGTCCGACCTGATGCCGCGCTTGCTGTCTGCGGTCGTCATGCTTGTTGTAGGCGCCGTGGAAATCTGGCTGGGTGGCATCTGGTTTGCTGTGCTCATCGCTGCCGCTTGTGGTGGTATGATCTGGGAACTTGTCCGGATGCTGGCGCCCGAAAAGACCGGGCAGGCGCTGCAACTGGGGGCAATGTCAGCCATTGCGGTGCTGGGCGCGACCCTGCTGCCGCCGGTCTGGGGCATGCCTCTGCTGGTGTCTCCGATCCTTGGTGGCATGTTTCAACTGCCCGTTGCCGCTCGCTTGCGGTTCGGGCTGTTTGGTCTCTGGATCGTTTGCGCCGGCTTTACCTTTGTATGGCTGCGCAACGAAATGGGCGCTGCATGGCTGTTGTGGCTGATCGGGGTTGTCGTTGCCACTGATGTGGCAGGCTATTTTGCCGGAAAGATGATCGGCGGGCCAAAGCTCTGGCCGCGTGTCAGCCCCAAGAAAACCTGGTCTGGATCTTCGGCTGGCTGGATCGCTGCGGCGGTTGTCGGGGCCTTCTTCAGCGAAGCCTCGGGGCTGGGCATGGGCGCGATTGTCCTGTCGGTTGTCATGTCGATGGCCAGCCAAGCGGGCGACATCGCGGAAAGCGCTCTGAAGCGGAAGACCGGCGTCAAGGATTCCAGCGCGCTTATTCCCGGTCACGGTGGCCTTTTTGACCGGTTCGACGGGATGCTCGGGGCGGCGGCGGCCTTCCTGATCTTCGTGACATTTCTGGGATAG
- the dxr gene encoding 1-deoxy-D-xylulose-5-phosphate reductoisomerase, protein MRKISIFGATGSIGQNTIDLIRRDQRAYDVVALTGGANIARLAADAIALKADIAVTAYEERLPDLRAALEGSGVEAAAGEAALIEAATRPADWIMSAIVGAAGLAPGLKALEQGTTLALANKESLVCAGGLLMQTALRHGARLLPVDSEHSAVFQGLVGEEISAVERIIITASGGAFRDWPLEDLQKATLAEASSHPNWDMGQRITIDSASMFNKALEVIETKEFFGVAPEQIEVLVHPESMVHALVGFRDGALMAHLGAPDMRHAIGYALHWPERKDLPVARLDLAEIGQLNFTAPDTARYPALQQAYDVMQRGGLMGAVFNAAKEKALDLFIAGQIGFTEMAEVTAAVLERMEAQSGLIDSAMTLDNVTEIDHLARQEAERAAAERR, encoded by the coding sequence ATGCGTAAAATCTCTATCTTCGGCGCCACCGGCTCGATCGGTCAGAACACCATTGACCTGATCCGGCGCGATCAGCGCGCCTATGACGTGGTCGCTCTGACGGGCGGTGCCAATATTGCCCGGCTTGCCGCGGATGCGATCGCGCTCAAGGCTGATATTGCGGTAACGGCCTATGAGGAGCGCCTGCCGGATCTGCGCGCCGCGCTGGAGGGCAGCGGGGTGGAGGCCGCAGCGGGCGAGGCCGCCCTGATCGAGGCGGCAACCCGTCCGGCGGACTGGATCATGTCGGCGATCGTTGGCGCTGCCGGTCTGGCGCCGGGTCTCAAGGCGCTAGAGCAGGGCACCACGCTGGCGTTGGCCAACAAGGAATCGCTGGTCTGTGCCGGTGGCCTTCTGATGCAGACCGCGCTGCGACATGGCGCCCGGCTCTTGCCGGTGGATAGCGAACATTCGGCGGTGTTTCAGGGGCTGGTCGGTGAAGAGATTTCAGCAGTTGAGCGGATCATCATCACCGCATCCGGTGGCGCGTTCCGCGACTGGCCGCTGGAAGATCTGCAAAAGGCAACCTTGGCCGAGGCGTCCTCTCATCCAAACTGGGACATGGGGCAGCGCATCACCATCGACAGCGCATCAATGTTCAATAAGGCGTTAGAGGTTATTGAAACCAAAGAATTCTTTGGTGTCGCGCCAGAACAGATCGAGGTTCTGGTGCATCCCGAATCGATGGTGCATGCGCTGGTTGGCTTTCGCGATGGTGCCCTGATGGCGCATCTGGGCGCACCAGATATGCGCCATGCCATCGGATACGCGCTGCATTGGCCCGAGCGAAAGGATCTGCCGGTTGCGCGGCTCGATCTGGCGGAAATTGGTCAGCTGAATTTCACGGCTCCGGATACGGCGCGGTACCCGGCGCTACAGCAAGCCTATGATGTAATGCAGCGCGGCGGTCTGATGGGCGCCGTCTTCAACGCAGCCAAGGAAAAGGCGCTGGATTTGTTCATAGCGGGACAGATCGGGTTCACCGAAATGGCCGAGGTAACGGCCGCGGTTCTGGAGCGGATGGAGGCACAAAGCGGCCTTATTGATTCCGCAATGACCCTTGATAACGTCACTGAGATTGACCATCTCGCCCGACAAGAGGCAGAGCGCGCCGCAGCGGAACGCAGATAA
- a CDS encoding isoprenyl transferase: MVSNTDTAPSEGASEDGTGQGPRHVAIIMDGNGRWAQSRGRPRLFGHHAGAKRVREIVECCPSLGIKYLTIFAFSTENWKRTQVEVAGLMSLFRRYISKEMKALAARNVRVRFIGDRVRLDAKLIQLMDQLEEETKGNDGTNLTIALNYGGRDEVARATKRLAQDVAAGKLSPDDVDEETLPKYLDTHVLPDPDLVIRTSGEARISNFLLWQSAYAEYEFIDTLWPDFTAEELGRLCRGYGARDRRFGAVKT, from the coding sequence ATGGTCAGCAATACCGACACGGCGCCTTCCGAGGGCGCGTCCGAAGACGGCACGGGGCAGGGCCCACGCCATGTTGCCATCATCATGGATGGCAACGGCCGGTGGGCACAGTCCCGTGGCCGCCCGCGTCTGTTCGGGCACCACGCAGGCGCCAAACGGGTGCGGGAAATCGTCGAATGCTGTCCGTCCCTAGGCATCAAGTATCTGACCATATTTGCCTTTTCGACCGAGAACTGGAAACGGACGCAGGTCGAGGTCGCGGGCCTCATGAGCCTGTTCCGCCGCTATATCTCCAAGGAGATGAAGGCGCTGGCCGCGCGTAATGTACGGGTGCGTTTCATCGGGGATCGGGTGCGGCTTGATGCCAAGCTGATCCAGTTGATGGATCAGTTGGAAGAGGAAACCAAAGGTAACGACGGCACCAATCTCACAATTGCCCTGAACTATGGTGGGCGGGACGAGGTGGCCCGCGCCACGAAACGGCTAGCGCAGGATGTTGCGGCTGGAAAACTATCTCCTGACGATGTGGACGAGGAAACCCTGCCGAAATACCTCGATACCCATGTGCTGCCGGATCCCGATCTGGTGATCCGCACCAGCGGTGAGGCACGGATTTCCAACTTCCTGCTGTGGCAATCTGCCTATGCGGAGTATGAGTTCATCGACACGCTCTGGCCGGATTTCACCGCCGAAGAACTGGGGCGCCTGTGCCGGGGCTATGGCGCCCGTGACAGACGTTTTGGCGCGGTGAAGACATGA
- a CDS encoding LpxI family protein: MIALIAGRGALPLEICNRLSERPLVCAMAGSEPDALDPEITFRLEQLGSFLARLTSAGVTEICLAGAVSRPAIDPAAIDAETLPMVPVLQAALGAGDDGALRAIMELFESAGFAVRAAHDVAPDLLMQPGVPTRIQPGELDKADAARGTEIVAAMSAADIGQSCAVRSRQAVAVETVFGTDWMLETLIRRPDGQGGVMVKAPKTGQDRRADLPTIGPATVEKAAAAGLSGIVLEAGGVIVLEQEAVIATCDRLGLFLWLRDAA; the protein is encoded by the coding sequence ATGATCGCTCTGATCGCGGGGCGCGGTGCGCTGCCGCTTGAAATCTGCAATCGCCTGTCCGAACGACCGCTGGTCTGCGCCATGGCGGGGTCAGAGCCGGATGCGCTTGATCCGGAAATCACCTTTCGGCTGGAACAGCTGGGCAGTTTCCTCGCCCGGCTGACGTCCGCAGGCGTAACGGAGATTTGCCTGGCGGGGGCCGTGTCGCGCCCGGCCATTGATCCTGCGGCCATTGATGCTGAAACCCTGCCGATGGTGCCGGTGTTGCAGGCTGCGCTTGGCGCCGGGGATGACGGCGCATTGCGGGCGATCATGGAGCTTTTTGAGTCAGCAGGTTTTGCTGTACGAGCTGCGCATGATGTGGCGCCGGATCTATTGATGCAGCCAGGGGTGCCGACCCGTATTCAGCCAGGTGAACTCGACAAGGCAGACGCAGCCAGGGGAACAGAAATCGTTGCCGCGATGAGCGCGGCGGACATTGGCCAGTCCTGCGCGGTGCGGTCGCGGCAAGCCGTCGCGGTGGAAACGGTCTTTGGCACCGACTGGATGCTGGAAACCTTGATCCGCCGTCCGGACGGGCAGGGCGGAGTGATGGTCAAAGCGCCGAAGACAGGACAGGACCGGCGCGCCGATCTGCCTACCATTGGCCCTGCGACGGTGGAAAAGGCCGCAGCAGCCGGTCTGTCCGGTATCGTGCTGGAGGCCGGAGGCGTGATCGTGCTGGAGCAGGAGGCGGTGATTGCCACCTGTGACCGTCTGGGCCTGTTCCTGTGGCTGCGCGACGCGGCATGA
- the rseP gene encoding RIP metalloprotease RseP, whose protein sequence is MDIVTLLPQFGGFLYTIGSFVVALSVIVAVHEYGHYIVGRWSGIHAEVFSLGFGPVLFSRVDKRGTRWQIALLPFGGYVKFLGDADAASGKDSAAMEAAANDPTRLRQTMHGAPLWARSATVAAGPVFNFVMSVIIFSVLAMTQGTLRDPLAIGTLVPLPGIENQLREGDELVAIEGVAIPDEAGAMSWGEFRDQLPMVQPMEYQVRRDGQLVSVQGPFLSPPHVRAVAPRSAASDAGLQAGDVITGVDGEPIFAFDQLKQTVEQADGRVLLLEVWRQGQELELALAPRRTDEPQPDGSFATRWRIGVVGGQAFEPATEVGGVGESLVAGASQVWSVIDMSISGLTHMITGAISTCNLSGPIGIAETSSAMASQGAVSFIRFIAVLSTAVGLLNLFPVPALDGGHLVFYAYEAVTGRPPSDGVMRILMTLGIAMILSLMVFALGNDLFC, encoded by the coding sequence TTGGATATCGTGACCCTACTCCCGCAGTTTGGCGGCTTTCTCTACACCATCGGCAGTTTTGTTGTCGCGCTTTCGGTGATCGTCGCCGTGCATGAATACGGCCACTACATCGTTGGCCGGTGGTCCGGAATCCATGCGGAGGTTTTTTCGCTGGGCTTTGGCCCCGTGTTGTTCAGCCGCGTCGATAAGCGTGGCACCCGCTGGCAGATCGCGCTGTTGCCCTTTGGGGGATATGTGAAATTCCTTGGCGATGCAGACGCGGCCTCGGGCAAGGACAGCGCCGCGATGGAGGCGGCGGCCAATGATCCGACGCGCCTACGCCAGACCATGCACGGTGCCCCGCTTTGGGCGCGCAGCGCTACGGTTGCTGCCGGACCGGTGTTCAATTTTGTGATGTCAGTGATCATTTTCTCGGTTCTGGCGATGACGCAGGGAACCCTGCGGGATCCGCTGGCTATCGGCACCTTGGTGCCGCTGCCCGGCATCGAAAATCAGCTGCGCGAAGGTGACGAATTGGTCGCAATCGAGGGCGTTGCCATCCCGGACGAGGCCGGAGCCATGTCCTGGGGGGAATTCCGCGACCAACTGCCGATGGTGCAGCCGATGGAGTATCAGGTGCGCCGGGATGGTCAGTTGGTCTCGGTTCAGGGCCCGTTCCTATCGCCGCCGCATGTGCGGGCCGTTGCGCCGCGCAGCGCTGCATCGGATGCCGGGCTTCAGGCCGGCGATGTCATCACGGGCGTCGATGGAGAACCGATTTTTGCCTTCGATCAGCTGAAGCAGACCGTCGAACAGGCCGATGGCCGCGTACTGCTGTTGGAAGTCTGGCGGCAAGGGCAGGAGTTGGAGCTTGCGCTGGCACCGCGTCGCACGGATGAGCCGCAGCCCGATGGAAGTTTCGCGACCCGTTGGCGGATTGGTGTGGTCGGCGGTCAGGCCTTTGAGCCCGCAACCGAAGTGGGCGGGGTCGGCGAATCCCTGGTGGCAGGGGCGTCCCAGGTCTGGTCGGTGATCGACATGTCGATTTCGGGCCTGACGCATATGATTACCGGCGCCATCAGCACCTGCAATCTATCAGGGCCCATCGGGATCGCGGAAACCTCCAGCGCAATGGCAAGCCAGGGCGCGGTCAGCTTCATCCGCTTCATCGCGGTTCTGTCGACAGCTGTTGGCCTCCTGAACCTCTTCCCGGTGCCAGCGCTGGATGGGGGGCATCTGGTGTTCTACGCCTATGAGGCGGTCACAGGGCGTCCGCCCAGTGATGGTGTCATGCGCATCCTGATGACCCTTGGCATTGCGATGATTCTGTCGTTGATGGTCTTTGCACTCGGCAACGATCTTTTCTGTTAA